The stretch of DNA CCAGAAGAAATATTAACAATGGCGGACGTTCAAATACTGAATCTCTTTCGAAATAacagaaaatgaaattgcctgaataaatataaacaacaaaagtaCATTATGTTGTCGTTCATACCCTCCTGATTGATATATAGTTGGCAGGTTAGGAACAAAACTTGCAATCCCTGTCCAAGCAGGAGTTGATAACATTGGTTCGATCCCTTTGTATAGATTCCGCGGCAACCCCCAAGGCTCAGAAAAAGTACATAATACTAAGACTCCATATTGTGTAGATTATTAAATTTGCTTCAAAATATGACctgcacagaaaaaaaatgcttgcACTACTATAGAAATCGTGCGTTGAATTTTGCCCACGCCAAGCCCGGCTAAGCAAAGAGCAATTACGCTGAACGAGTTCACCAATATTTCATGGATTAGATATCTATACGTTTAGCTGTTTTAGCTCGTATGTTTTTTACGTCCCATCACGGGTATAACAATATTTTAGGGGTTAAAATATACGAAAAAGAGCCCAAAAGTTTGGGATAGTAGATGGCAGTCGCGACCCGCACAATTGTAAAAGAACTTAGCCAGGCTTAACAAAACCCCTAAGCTCAGAAAAAATACTCAATCCTCACACTTATTTTCAGACAAAATATCAAACAGTGATGTCATAAAAAATGTCGCTTGATGTGGCTAAACTGGGCGTGAGGGTGTTTACAAGACCTGACGGCTCGTAAAGACCAGAGGATCTTGAAATTTTGTTTGTGATGAGCTtggcaaaacaaaagaaagtgAAACTGCTTATAATCTTAGGAAATTAATTCATGATATCTcaacacccccctccccccctccctagaGCCAAAATTTCCAAGTTAGAAGATGAgccccctctctaataagcccgTTCCATTCCCCTAAGGAGGCAACTCAATGAAGACGGGCGCTTAATAAAAAGATTAGAGTTTTAACGGTAGATGGCTTGGTGGAGACAACCACCTACTGATAGAAATTTTAATAAGTCATAAGTCTCCCCCTTCTACCCCAGTGAGGTAGAGTATGGGAGAATGACAGTTCCACATTAAATTAGTACCTAAGCATCATTGGCTAGGTCCATCTTTGAAGGAAGGCCTATAAAAGCATTAAGTCTCAAAGTATAGGTGTACAGTACAGCAGTGACCatggcattttatttgttttgatagGTTTGTGATATAGGTTGTAtacttttgaaataaaattcctctgaattaaagaaaaattatatttcTCTATCACAAAAAACAAACTTACACAAAGGTATGCAAATATACCTAAATTCAAAATTTTACTGTTGTCAAGTTTGATTTTCGCCACGCGCCTGCAATACGTTTGTCGGTCAGCCTAGGAGATTCCTATTCCTTACGGCAGCAGACCAGCACGCTCCATTTGTCAAACGGCGAGTGCGGGGACGATCAGTACCATGGATTACACATGAAATAAAGCAGCTTATGCACGAGAGGGACCACCAGCATAAAAAAgccataaaaataaacagtgaGATCCACTGGAGTACCTACAAAAGGCTACGAAACTCGGTTAGCGCCAGATCACGAACAGAGAAGAGCACCTACTATTCTGGTAAGCTTACTTTAGATCAAGACCCTAAGGACGTATGGAGGACACTCAAACAGATcctgccacccaaaaagtgcAGCTCGGTACCAGCAAGCAGCCTCTCCGCCTTGAAGTTTAATGCGTTTTTCACATCATTTTCAATTGCCGGAATGCAGTATATTCTTCCTTGTCTATACCTTTATCACCGGGAGTTGACGAGAATTTCCAACTACAGCAAGTCGGCCCAAGTTTTGTTTGACGAGAACTTTCAAAGCTGAAGTCAAGTAAAGCTACTGGGCTTGATAACATCCCTGCAAGATTCTCATCAATCAAACCTTCAAGGCTGGAAAAATTTCTTCACAACGGAAAGAAGCGAAAGTGACCCCGTATTTATAGCCTTAAAAGTCTCAAAAGTCATGTAAAGAGCCGTTCACCTTCAGCTGCACGAATTCCTACGTAAACACAATGTTCTCTCGATCTTTCAATCGGGCTTTCGTAAAAAGCACTCCACAGAGACCGCAGTTGTAAAGCTTGTTGACCACATACGTGAAAACATGGACAAAAAACGTATGACTGGTGCAGCGTTCattgatttgaaaaaaaaaagcatttgatCTTGTAGGTCACCAGCTACTTCTTCGTAAATTACATAACTACGGAATAAGGGAACCTAGTCTCAAATGGTTCGAGGGATACCTTACAAACCGCACGCAAAAAGTTCAGTTCGGCAAGGACTTATCCCCAAGCCTTCTGCGTCGAGTTTGGTGTCCCACAGCCTCACTCCTAGGCCCCCTACTAATTGTCCTGCACATTAACAATTTTCCGTTGTGCTTTAAAGAAAACATCGATAAGCATAAATGCAGACAACACCGTGATCTACAAAGTGGTACAGGCGTTAGCACAATCAACAGACACATACAGGAAGATGTAAACCATTTATGGAGTGGCTGGCAGATAACAAACTCATTCTTAACAAGAGTAAAACGCAAGGAATGCTTCTTGGAACAAGGCAAAAGTTAGACTCTTCAAGGGCAAAGCATTGAATGAGTGAGGACTTTTAAATACTTAGGCGTAACTCTCGATGAGTAAATTATGTGGAAAAAGCACACTGACGgtgtttttaaaaaagcaGCTAAGCGTTTGGGACTACTTTCGAGAATACGTTACAGCCTTCAGCGCCTATAGAACAGAGCGGCCCGTGTAGTTGCACGTGAAGATTCGTTCAAGCAGGCAATGCACTTTGGATCACTTCACCTATCTGGAACACGTAGGACGAAATCATCGTCCTTCGTTATATCGTCCTACGATTTTCGTTATCGTAGTCGATGTTCGTTTAAGATCGTGGACGATTTACGTTACGATTTACGTTTCAAACTGACTCGGGATTGGGATTTACAGTTTCGATAGCATCTACGTTTACGATTTATCTGATGGCATCAACGTTTACGATTTATCTGGTTAGGGGGACCGTTATAGGGGAGATGTTCAGGTTCTGTGGCTTTGTATTGGCCGTTTTCGCCCCATATTGCGGTGAAAGAACAAAATATATGCCGTGATATGCATGGTACTCATCCCAAAAGATAATGTTATTCAAGCTGCTGgaatttcgaaaaaaaatcgattaaagccgcattgtcaccagtttacttccggaggtccgacggaaacctgaaccgttaaaaaaacaaaagaatctattagaatcagatatatttaacaggccatccgctctaaattatcaatcacatcctcaaagaaacgtccaatagacacactgctttcaatattttgaaatatttttcgcgttttccgtttaaaatcatcggatatttttacgtaatcgaccggaagtaaactggtgataatacGGCTTTAAGTAATAAGGGCGCGATTCGAAAATCATTGCGATTAATTGTAGCTGATAATGTAACAGTATTTTtctcgatatttaaaaaggtATCATTCTTACCTCGAAAAGAAAGCAGCTTCTTTAGTTTTATAAAAGAGGTACGAAGGTAAGAATGATACCTTtataaataaagataaaaagaagCTAGACCCTGCGcacagggttgactgggatagcTGAGGGATTGAATGTGCATCTGCAATTTGTTTGGGCCCCTGTTTGTGACGGTTTACAGTCACTTCGTCCACAAACCGTGTCGTCCACAACCAACTCGTCTACAAATtgagtcaactcgtccacaagtaGAGTCAGCTCGTCCACAAAAAtagagtcaactcgtccacgCATAGTTTTCACAAAAAAGTAGCCTCGTAGCATAAGTGTTTCATATAAAAACGTTTAACTGTGAAAAAGACTTTTGTGCCATAAAAACACCGCCTTTGAATATGATAAAAGTATGTGTATAATCTTGAGTTTCATTGTAAGTATCGCAACACTGATTCgggcaagaaaggtaagaaGCATCATCTCCTCAAGTTgggtgggtgggggtgggggagacTCCATGAAAGTAGACGGGGtgattttctatttttcacGGTTTAAAATTCTACCAAGTTTTTTGCCATCTATATACTGTACACTAGTGACGCTATTGGCAGCCCGCTCAACTCAATTGAATGTTTATTTCGCATGTGCTTTGAACCTTATTTGTGAATATCCTTCCCGATACATATGTCTTACCCCTTATTGCGTCTATTTATGTTTGAAACACTTATTTTATACCCCTGCGTCAATTTTTTCGTGCTAACGCAGTCGCCCTAAATCCTATAGAACACTCGCGTCCATTATCTAACCCTTACTTATAtgatcaaaatatttttgttaaatttAATTCGATGTAAattgtgcaatttggcctttacCCTGCAGtgaaataattttttaataaactaTTTATCTATCAAACTTATAGTCCCATAAATTGTATAACAGCTCTTGTAGTTGTACTTTATAGATACGAACAAAAAGTGACATGTGGGGCTCCGCATTAGGCAGTGTAggtaatagtttttttttttttgtaaaaacaaaactcATTAATAAGCTCCAGCGATACCAAAACAATACATTAATGGCCGTTAATAGATAATCCCACGGTTTCTATATTTGGAAGAAATCCATTAtacctttcggtcgtagaactgccttTCGCAGTTCGTCATCTGCactgacaatgtttttttaattattattgttttttttttcacctatATTGAGCCAAAATATTAgtacaacaaaaataatacaaaaacaaagacgGATAATTTGCAAACGGTATAAGTTAACTCAAAATGGGAGGTAACGAGACACATGCAGGGGATTACACATTGTATTCTGTGACGTGCACATGTGGGTACAAAAGTCCATGTACGATTATATTTTGGCACATCCATAGCTGTCTTCTGACCTAACGTAGCAatgcctgccgaaatatcgtacTTATATAAAAGGCCACTCTGCATTGTGATGTCGTTTTCTTATGAAGCTCGGCATTATCGGCAGCCTTAAATGACGTCATGATGGCAGCAGCCTACGAGCATGTCACACCACTTCCGTATCAGTAGTCACGTGGCCACGTTCTTGTTCATGCAACGTGTCCTTCCATGACCCTTGTACCAGATTTTGATACATGGCCGCCTGACGGGCAGGATTGTTGCCTTTGCAACAGGGGATAAATGCATGCTACAGCAATTTGCAGGGCATGCTGGGTGACACGGAGGCGGAGCTTGACATGTTGTTGAACAAACTgatgtaaataaaatatattgctTTGAGAGGGTTTGAACGTTTTCACATGGCAGTATAGAAAATAAATAGGATGGTTATAGATAGACCGACATACCAACTGGCGGAGAGGGACTGGGCGCCATAGCCgggtgatagtggtagtggtaatgtACACTCGCATTCCCTGTTAttataaagcaaaaaatacaCATAATAAATAAAGACACCCAAAAACAGCAGATGCAACAAATCCTCTATGCGTGATGAAATTGGGAACGTTTCatgataaataaatattgaattttgaaaattaatATTGAATATTACATAGGAACGTTTTGCATGAAAAACGGCAACCGAAAACGTAGGTTTTTGTGTCTGCTTCCATAACGCTtgcaagtttttttctttaatctCGTGCGAGGGAACAAGTACGTCTCTTGTTCTTTGGATGGTGCCAAACAATAAACTTCAATTTGCCATCTGTCGTCTAGACATGCGTGGTACCTTTTGCTCCACTTGGCGCTGGAAGGATAAACAATATATTATATCTTTAGTCAGAATCATGACCCAACTGaagtaaatataatatattatatctttttatatactaaaacaattatgcCATTTCCATTTCGGGGAATAAtggctttaaaaatatctacCTTAAttgaaatggtataattgttaatTATATCTTAAGTCAGAATCATGACCCAACTGAAGTAAATTAAAGTCAGATGTCATATTTTAAATGCCCTCTAATGCAAAAACAATCACAGCCCCGATCATAAATCAACTTATTTATAACCATAAAAAGTAGTTACCCatcttaaaatatttttatatccGTGTTCGTAACAGGCGTTCgtgtattttaaattttatttgaaaatcgTGCCGAGCCATTTAAAAGCCAAGCTGGCCCCCTTTTTCCCCTGAGCCATTAACCCATCCAACTACATAACTTGTCAACTTTTTTAAGGAATAAATAGATTGATAACTAACTTTTTTGCCTTATTTTAAGAACATCTGTCTAACTTCTCCTGCTTCAAAAAGACTAAACCACAAATAATTAATCACACTTCATTGatgttctttttatttctgaAATATATGCTGGAATGATGGCAGAAATTTTTTATGGAGCTGAAGCGTGCATCAAATTTGGCGAGCTACTCGAGATGCTAACAGAATAACGTGTTTTAGAATTCTGCTTTTAATTTCGCCAAccctttttctttataaattCCCCCTTCCATACCTAAATACTTAATCAATAAAAGAATCTAGTTGTACCAACGTTTTTTGTATTAACGTGGTTTTGCTGCTGTTGGAtgaatgtcatttttttcttcttatttgaGCAAATGGTGAGCATGGTAAGAGTATTTTAAATCGACACAGTCCTTAATGAATAAACAACAAATTGGATTATACATATAGATGAAATCCCAGTTTCAAACAACTTTTGATGAATAAAACTCAATTATTTCATGGGTGCGGTTAGAACCTCACCTTTTAATGAATTTAACTAGAAACCCAACTATCTTCAAAATTCCCGCTTTTGCACCCTCCATTTGACCGAGTCCCCTCTCACTAATTACCATGAGTAAACATTTTGGCTGTGGGAACACAGCTTTTAAGGGAAAAGAAGCCTCCACAAATTTCCCTTTCCAAGGAGCTCAAATCACGGGGCTAAGCGACGGAGAAGGCTATGGATTTCAAGATTGGTTTTCCATTCTGCATTTTTCTTACAAGTGAAACCCAAGATGGCGGTCGAGCATGCTATCAAGCTAAAATGAACTCCAAATCCTATATTTGATCGTTGTTGAGTCTGCCAGGCAATATTGTTATATGCAAATATCGCACGACGTTGTCCATCCTTCGGAACATCAGACGGTCTTACATTCTGTTTGTTTTTCCAAGACGGCGGTCGAGCGCGCTATCAAAAAAGTTTAAATCACCTGGCGGTTTAGAATTAAACTAGGGGGTACCCGTGAAATATTCACGTTTATTATTCATAAAAGACATTAAAGCCACTATctgatctgaaaaaaaaacggttaCATTATAATCATATAAATTCGATTTGAAAAGGATCTTTTTATCATATTGGAAATAAACCAATAGAACATGATTGCTACCGATATTTATTACAAATCAAATGCAGCGAACGTCTACATACAACTTGATCGATCTCAAAAATTTTATATGGTACGCTAAAAAACTTCTCCCAAAATAGTTCCTTCACTTTTCTCTGCCttattgggaaccctgtgttcaTAGTGTTTGGCGGGAAATTCATGGGAGTTCGGAGTCCAGAAGTTTTTTTCCAGCACGTCTGTATGGGCATTGAAAAGCACGAATCCTTCATCGGCCCGGTCTTGATTTTTGGTGGTGAGTTTCATTCAATTTTCTGTGAAATGTGATACGAAGGTATGTGGCTTTATGTAAGTTATAATTACTTATGATCGGCTAAGGTTGAGATTTGTTTTGTCATATTAAGAAGAAACCATGGACCGACAGGATATAAGAACTGAATCTAACAACAAATGAAGTTGAAAGTGGTTTAGAATCAGTTTTTATTCTATAGTTTAATTTAATATAAGTATTTAACCGATATTATTGTGGCAGTTTTAAACCCTCTTTGAAATGATTGTTTACAAAATTCGTGCGCTTGGTGTCGTGCAAGACGCAAACAAAAGTCTTCAAAAGGTGATATCCTGTCAACATTGtgctctatttttttttttcgcctgAACATTAACTGTGATTCGTTTGAAAACCACGAAGTTCTGGATGTCAGTGCTTTTGGCTGTAAGTGCTTTCTCTCGCTAAGTATTATCGTTGAATTGGAGCTTCATTCCCGGTACCCCATATTAGCTAGGGATTGTGATTCGTGTGGTTCTTGAGTTTTCTAGTTCCTCCTTTTCTCCGTGAGAGATGGCAAACACTTTTTCCTTGGTCTAACGCCATCATTTTGATTCTTACTGTATTTTATGTCTCTGAAATATCATTTAAGATTGAATTGAAAGCCAGTCCCTGCAAGCGACAAGAGAATGACTAGAATGACTAAGGAGCGAAAGTACTCTTCTTGTGACGTTACAATTCGCATACGCTCTGGGAGTAGACGATTCACCACTACGTACCTAAACTTTTATTCTAGAGAAAAgacatttcaatatttttcgaTTTGTTTTCGCAAACTGGAATAGAGATGCTGATGTTTCTTATTTCGATAGTTATTCGAGCTGGGATCCAATCTTCAATCCGACTACAAGTAATAATAAGTAAAAACCTTCCGAAAGCAGATAGTCGATAGCAGAGtagtccctgtatttaagttTTGAACTTAAGTCCTAAATTCATTTTATGACAATATGTGCGATAAGTTTCcttaatcaaattatttcGGCACAGTATCATTTTCttgaaatgacaaataaatccAAAAATTTGAATAGACAGATAgatatatcttttttattgtttgtcatAAAAGCCGTGTTCGATCTATTAACTATTAAATCACTTGCACATGCTTGTGAGACGCTTATCATTGCTATGCAAAAATTATGTTCACACGTAGGCTTGGATAAGCGCGAGAATATCCGTATTTTAGATgatttcaaaaatattttgtgctCTCCGTGATTTGGTGAAAGCGTCGGCCGTTCTGGCAAACTGGCTTTAACAAATTAAGGCTCAGATCAAAAGCGCCTTTTTCGACTGACTGTATGGCATTTTCGAtactgatttttttatgctgtaTTAAAAAAGCACTTCAAATTTAACACATACCTTTATATTTGCTAGTACTACATTAGCTTGGCTTAACTCAGTCGTTTTAATGTCAAAAGCAGATGGGAAATATGGGAAATTGTAATAATATGCTCTAAACCCTTACTTGAGGACACTTCAACACTTAAGAAGTCATCACATTGTTGTTTGGGCACCACTGCAATCGTCTTGTCTCCGTTCAGCAGAATCCGTCTTTCTCCTTTCAGATCTTCCGCTTTAAATGACACCTGTGGGTGAAGCTCGGGGCGTTTGACGATCACTCTCAGCTTGAAGACTCCTTCTGATACCAAGTACTCTTTGTTGTTGACATCGGTGATAAGTTTGAAGGTGATAAGCTCTTTGTTTATGAACTCAACAGTGACACACGTTTCTGGAAAGACGAGTCAGTTATTTTGGAAATATAATATATCAatggtattttttaataaaacatcGAATTTTTCTGTCAGTCACTTATAATAGACTTTTCATAGAATGATCTAATTTGTGCAAAAAAGTATTATTTATTACTTTGTACAAAAGATTGCTTTTTTATCTATAGATCTAGCTTTAGACTCTCTCAGTTTTACTTTACCATTCACTAGGGCTGGATGTCGGTCTATTTCGATAGTTGGTCGTGCTACGTGTAATACGTTTTTGCAGTTAATCTTCGGGTCTTTTCCTCGTGGTATTGGAGCTATGTTGAATGAACAACTGTCCAGAAACTCGTGCCTAGCGCTGGTGTACAGAAGCTCCACCCCACGATAATGTGATTGACGTTTCCATGGAGACGATTCACACATAAACCACATGTCATGGTGAATCATCATAATCTGAACGGTGGTCGCGTGGGTTGTGATCTTGTGCAGAACGAACGACGAATCGCGATCTGAAAATACACGAAACATACTTTTTTGAAGGGGTTTAATCACCATAGGTGTCAGCAGGATATCTTCACATACCAAATGTGGTTGTATCCTGTCTTTTCTCCAGTACAAATTTGTAGTTTCTCTGAACGATGTAATAACCAGGAATGCACGCTGACTCGAATGAGAGCACGTCTCTTCCTGCGAAGGGCTCGAGTCCGCGTCGAATGGTGAAGAAGTGACAGTCGCTCTTCAAGATGATATGACTCTCCTGAGACCTCAAACACATGTTTAGTGTCTCGTTAAGTTGCTTCGCGGGAGTGTCCAGAGAGTGTATCGTGTATCTCGCGCCAATCACGACTGGATAAACACAAAGATAAAGTATACCTCAAGATTTAAGACGACGCAGATTCTACGAAGGATTTCAGCGATTACGGGGATTACTAATTTCTAATCAGCTCGACCAAGTTGCTCGGTTCTCGAAAAATACGCAACGAGCAACGATTTCAACTACGGGAGACGATCGCCCGAAAATTTCACATTTCATTAGCTCATAATATTAACCACTTTCCCGAATTTTCAAGCTCAAATCGTCAACGGAAGCCATTCCTGACTTCTCCCAAGGGGCGCCCGATCACCGGTGCTCCGATTGGCCAACGGAAACAAAGCGCCTGTCAAATTGGGTCCCCTTGGAGAGGTCAGGAATGATTTCCGTCGACGATCTAGAAGGGACGCGAATACCTGGAGGTTGTTGAAGGCATTTGAATCGCCGATTTGAGCTCGAAAAATCGGGTACGTGGTAAATATTATGAGTTAATGTAATGTGAAATCTATCGGGCGATCGTCTTCCGTAGTTGAAATCGTTGCTCTTTGCGTATTTTTCGAGAACCGCGAAATTTAGTCGAGGTGATTGGAAATTAGGAAATTAGTAACCAACCTTTACTTCTTACTTTAGTGGGAGTGATAGAGATTCTAAATTTCTAATTTTGAATGTAATatattttaatggaaaaaCACTAGCGTAAAGTAACACCTCCATATGTTCATGTATAGGCTTCCTGTGATATGATCAGAAagaacgcattttcacgtacggctattgaattctgaatgaaATTCCATTTTTTAGTTCCATTTCCAGTTTTCTGCCGTTTTATCCATATGGCGTCGTCGATGCTTAAGGTCTCTCATaatatccattttttttattctgattggctgatagCAGTGCAGTTTTTAGGTAATTCAGTGCATCATAAAGGCAACTCAATGGACAAGATGGCTGATTGCCTTACAAACAATTTAGCAATAAAAAAACCACGCACTCTGAAATGACAGCGAGCGTATAATTACTGTCTGTTatatttcagccgttttccttCAAACCACGACGATatttgaaacacaaataatgtGTCTGTTTCTATGAAATTATGCCATGTAAATTACAAATCATACGATTTCATTCAATTTGCAAAACTTACTCGTGCGAATCATTTCCACATCATTTGCAAAACCGTACGACTACCTATACTAATATATAAGCCTAGTACCTTGTCTCGCCATTCCAAGACCATCGTAAGTAATCTTTCTTGCGATCTCATCTGGATCTTCGCCAGGCTTCGGAAAATACACAAAAGCCTGCTCCTGGGTGATCGATAAGTGCTGGCGATGCCCGCCGAGATGTATCTTTTGCTCCATTGTCGTTCCATCTGGCAAAAGTGCGGTAAATACCGGGGGGCTCGCCGGTTTCAGGCGAGACATTGATGGAGACGTTTCAGTACTTGAGGCACCCTCCTTATTTGTCGAAGCAACCCCCGAATTAGAGGATATACCTCCAGTATTTGAGGACGCGCGCCCAGTATTTAATGAGGTTCCCTTATTCGAGGATGCAACCCCCTTATTTGAGGATGCAGTATTACCGCCGTTGGCTTCAACAGCTGTCCCAGGTGGGAAGCCTCCAATAGCTATTCCAGAGGAGCCACTGACTGCAGCTGAAGATCCTCCAATCGGTCCAGCACTTCCGGAAGAGATAATTCCATTCAACAAAGCGGCACTTTCTCGTCCTATGCCAGCAAGTAAAGTTTCGGTTAAACCATTTCCGAACAAAAGTAGCTCTTGCTCATCAGCAGGACTGGATGCGCATACAATTTACAGTAAAATCTAAATAACGAAAATTCATTATGCGGACATTATTTACAACGGACACCAGGCACTTTTCAGAAAACCTTAATTACGCGGATACACCCACATAAAGGACACTGTGAGAAAACAAACCTCTATATGACCCTGCTGTGAATCCATACTTATTCAAGTGAATATTGATCACTTGACCAGGTCCTGAGTACGCCTTCAGAGCAAGGTTTATAGCTTTATTCATTACTCTTCTCGCTGCCTTCGCGGCTGCTTCGGCCCCAGCCTTTGCTCCTCCTTCTGCTCCTGCAGCTGCTCCGGCTGCGGCTCCAGCACGAGCCCCTGAACGAGAAGCTGCTGACTCTCCCGCATTGGCTCCCGCTCTCGCTCCTGCACGGGCCGCTACCTTCATCAGCTCGATTTGCGCTGTCGCGCTTTTTACTATGTGTTTGATAAAAAGGAGATGGAAGTCTAAGTGTTTGATTTTATCAATTCGTTATTATTATCGAGCAAAGATTGTTTGTTAAAATATCATGTGATGTTTGATAAAATGAGATGGAAGTCTAAAAGTTTGACTTTATTAATTTGTGATTATTCACTAGCGAGATTGTTTGTTGAAATATCGTGATGT from Nematostella vectensis chromosome 8, jaNemVect1.1, whole genome shotgun sequence encodes:
- the LOC5503099 gene encoding uncharacterized protein LOC5503099, which codes for MFRNGARISTLLSNYNILLAILCVSKAFTEQGPQPFAPGVTSRHGVFIEKWDGVDTYDIETLLKDPRYPNLPTWSGYSSSFTQPENWGENFGTRIRTYFVPQQSGSHIFYLSSNNEGELFLSKDESPLHKSMIACILEERFVDPMVFNKYTEQTAWPIQLAQGKVYYMEALMKEYYGDDHLMIAVKTPDGKFYAPIPSQFLWTGLPPLSVKSATAQIELMKVAARAGARAGANAGESAASRSGARAGAAAGAAAGAEGGAKAGAEAAAKAARRVMNKAINLALKAYSGPGQVINIHLNKYGFTAGSYRGRESAALLNGIISSGSAGPIGGSSAAVSGSSGIAIGGFPPGTAVEANGGNTASSNKGVASSNKGTSLNTGRASSNTGGISSNSGVASTNKEGASSTETSPSMSRLKPASPPVFTALLPDGTTMEQKIHLGGHRQHLSITQEQAFVYFPKPGEDPDEIARKITYDGLGMARQVVIGARYTIHSLDTPAKQLNETLNMCLRSQESHIILKSDCHFFTIRRGLEPFAGRDVLSFESACIPGYYIVQRNYKFVLEKRQDTTTFDRDSSFVLHKITTHATTVQIMMIHHDMWFMCESSPWKRQSHYRGVELLYTSARHEFLDSCSFNIAPIPRGKDPKINCKNVLHVARPTIEIDRHPALVNETCVTVEFINKELITFKLITDVNNKEYLVSEGVFKLRVIVKRPELHPQVSFKAEDLKGERRILLNGDKTIAVVPKQQCDDFLSVEVSSTPSGAKGNASVHYHYHYHPAMAPSPSPPVVCSTTCQAPPPCHPACPANCCSMHLSPVAKATILPVRRPCIKIWYKGHGRTRCMNKNVAT